From Klebsiella electrica, the proteins below share one genomic window:
- a CDS encoding malate/lactate/ureidoglycolate dehydrogenase has translation MPVFNHDELRRYLRQRLQDAGVATAVAGEVADNLVESSLQGHDSHGVTLIPRYIEAIRAGELDPQATPQLLRDAGPVISFHGGNGFGQLTGRLAMEQAILRVRQFGVCIMGLAQTHHLGRIGAWAEQAAAAGLVSLHFANVGTRSVVLPFNGRRPRLGTNPFCVGIPVADRPPLVLDFATSTIAGNKARIAWNTGRELPPGCAVDSAGNPTRDPRWLMQEPLGALLAFGGHKGSGLALICSLLGAALTGGESESAPPPAGPGIINNMLSIVFEPSLLGAGERYAEAVADMLAWTRTSRDDDELLLPGEAEQRQRQFRLQHGIEIDEVSWQQFKALEGALSPPHS, from the coding sequence ATGCCGGTATTTAATCATGATGAGCTGCGTCGCTATTTACGCCAGCGCCTGCAGGACGCCGGGGTAGCAACAGCGGTTGCCGGTGAAGTAGCGGATAATCTTGTCGAGTCGTCGCTGCAAGGCCATGACTCACATGGGGTGACGCTTATTCCCCGCTATATCGAGGCCATTCGCGCCGGAGAACTCGATCCGCAGGCCACCCCGCAGCTGCTGCGCGATGCCGGGCCGGTCATCTCGTTTCACGGCGGCAACGGTTTTGGTCAACTGACCGGTCGACTGGCGATGGAACAGGCCATTTTGCGGGTGCGACAGTTTGGCGTGTGCATTATGGGACTGGCGCAGACCCATCATCTCGGGCGTATCGGCGCCTGGGCGGAACAAGCGGCGGCGGCGGGACTGGTATCCTTACACTTCGCTAACGTCGGCACCCGCTCGGTGGTGCTGCCGTTCAACGGTCGGCGTCCGCGCCTGGGCACCAACCCTTTCTGCGTCGGTATTCCTGTCGCCGACAGGCCGCCTTTGGTGCTTGATTTCGCGACCAGTACCATTGCCGGCAACAAAGCGCGGATCGCCTGGAACACGGGGCGGGAGCTGCCGCCGGGCTGCGCCGTGGATAGCGCTGGCAACCCGACCCGCGATCCGCGCTGGCTGATGCAGGAGCCTCTCGGCGCGCTGCTGGCCTTCGGTGGCCATAAAGGTTCCGGCCTGGCGCTCATTTGCAGCCTGCTCGGCGCGGCGTTGACCGGCGGTGAAAGCGAAAGCGCCCCGCCCCCCGCCGGGCCCGGTATCATCAACAATATGCTGTCGATCGTCTTCGAGCCGTCCCTGCTCGGCGCGGGCGAGCGCTACGCCGAGGCAGTGGCGGACATGCTGGCATGGACCCGCACATCGCGGGACGACGACGAGCTGCTGCTGCCCGGCGAGGCGGAGCAACGGCAGCGGCAATTTCGTCTGCAGCACGGTATTGAAATTGATGAGGTCAGTTGGCAGCAGTTCAAAGCGCTGGAAGGCGCCTTATCTCCGCCGCACTCTTGA
- a CDS encoding ABC transporter substrate-binding protein, producing the protein MNLRQGSRNAYRGKRSATALFLFSTLLAATAARAEGTIGIAQQYGIGYLILDVVRDNQLIEKQGKAQGLDIKVEWRTLSGATGLNEGLLSGALDVVAAGVPPALTLWDRTRGKQNVKAIAALGSMPNYLLSNNPAVHSVKDLSSKDRIAVPAAGVGFQSRTLQIETARLFGNADYKRFDTITVSLPHPDASAALIGGKSEISAHFSSPPFQYQALEHAGIHKILSSYDVLGGPGTFNLLYTTQKFHDDNPKTYRAFFAALAEAEKIIKADKAGAAQSYIRVEQSKLPAAFIEKMIADPENNFTITPQRTFVYADKLYQLGILKHKAESWKDYFFSEAHTLPGS; encoded by the coding sequence ATGAATTTACGGCAAGGCAGCAGGAACGCTTATCGAGGGAAACGGTCGGCAACGGCTTTATTCCTGTTCAGTACCCTGCTGGCGGCGACCGCTGCCAGGGCAGAGGGCACCATCGGTATTGCCCAGCAATATGGCATTGGCTATCTGATTCTCGATGTGGTGAGAGATAATCAGCTCATCGAAAAGCAGGGTAAGGCGCAAGGGCTGGACATCAAAGTCGAGTGGCGAACGCTTTCCGGGGCCACCGGACTTAATGAGGGGCTGCTTTCCGGCGCGCTGGATGTGGTGGCCGCTGGCGTTCCGCCCGCGCTGACGCTGTGGGACCGCACCCGCGGCAAGCAGAATGTGAAAGCCATTGCGGCTCTGGGATCGATGCCGAACTATCTGCTGAGTAACAATCCGGCGGTGCACAGCGTCAAGGATCTGAGCAGCAAAGACCGTATCGCGGTTCCTGCCGCCGGCGTGGGTTTTCAGTCGCGGACCCTGCAGATAGAGACCGCGCGACTGTTTGGCAACGCTGACTATAAGCGCTTCGATACTATTACGGTCAGTCTCCCGCATCCGGACGCCAGCGCGGCGTTAATCGGCGGGAAATCGGAAATTAGCGCCCATTTCTCCAGTCCGCCTTTTCAGTATCAGGCGCTTGAACATGCCGGTATTCATAAAATATTAAGTTCTTATGATGTATTAGGCGGGCCGGGAACCTTTAATTTGCTCTATACCACGCAAAAGTTTCATGATGATAATCCCAAAACCTATCGCGCTTTTTTCGCCGCCTTAGCGGAAGCGGAGAAAATCATAAAAGCAGATAAGGCCGGAGCCGCCCAATCCTATATTCGGGTGGAGCAGTCTAAGCTCCCGGCGGCGTTTATCGAGAAAATGATCGCGGACCCGGAAAATAACTTTACCATTACCCCTCAGCGGACATTTGTCTATGCCGACAAGTTGTATCAGCTGGGAATACTGAAACACAAAGCCGAATCCTGGAAAGATTATTTCTTCAGCGAAGCGCATACCCTGCCGGGGAGTTGA
- a CDS encoding RluA family pseudouridine synthase has protein sequence MSTIVDTFIAPPCHQPIGILYQDEHLLLINKPAGLLSLSGKNPQNLDSVHYRLAQQFPGCTLVHRLDFGTSGLMVVAKNKAINAALSHQFSQRSVTKVYSALLCGHLREDEGEIDAPIAKDPARFPRMTICAINGKPARSRYRVTERLSREGAEGTLLPLSRVLLFPETGRTHQLRIHCQLLGHPILGCDLYGGLTWPGSAHAPRLMLHASELHFVHPVSGEPVTARNDSPF, from the coding sequence ATGTCCACCATCGTCGATACGTTTATTGCACCGCCCTGCCACCAACCTATCGGGATCCTTTATCAGGACGAGCACCTGCTGCTGATCAATAAGCCCGCCGGGCTGCTCAGCCTGTCGGGGAAAAATCCGCAAAATCTCGACTCGGTGCATTATCGGCTGGCGCAGCAATTTCCCGGCTGTACCCTCGTTCACCGCCTCGATTTTGGCACCTCCGGGCTGATGGTGGTGGCAAAAAATAAAGCGATTAATGCAGCGCTGAGCCATCAGTTCAGCCAGCGTTCGGTGACTAAGGTTTACAGCGCCCTGCTGTGCGGGCATCTGCGTGAGGATGAAGGCGAGATCGATGCCCCCATTGCCAAAGATCCGGCTCGCTTTCCGCGGATGACGATTTGCGCCATCAATGGCAAGCCCGCCCGCTCCCGCTACCGGGTGACTGAGCGTCTCTCCCGCGAAGGCGCAGAGGGGACTCTGCTGCCGCTGAGCCGGGTACTGCTGTTCCCAGAAACCGGGCGCACCCATCAGTTGCGTATCCACTGCCAGTTACTGGGGCACCCGATTCTGGGCTGCGATCTCTACGGCGGTCTGACGTGGCCGGGCAGCGCGCATGCACCGCGGCTCATGTTGCATGCCAGCGAACTGCATTTTGTTCATCCTGTTAGCGGCGAGCCCGTCACCGCACGTAACGACAGTCCGTTCTGA
- the gap gene encoding type I glyceraldehyde-3-phosphate dehydrogenase has protein sequence MVKVGINGFGRIGRNVLRAALGNPDIQIVAINDLTDSKTLAHLLKYDSLLGTLPVAVEAADGKLSVDGQPIIVYSERDPARIPWRDAEVDIVIEATGFFTEREKAAVHIHSGGAKRVIISAPGKNDDLTIVMGVNHELYDPQQHAVVSNGSCTTNGLAPAAQVLHQHFGIQHGLMNTTHAYTNSQALHDQPEKDLRGARAAALSIVPYSSGAAKALGKVIPALDGRLTGYSLRVPVPVVSIVDLTVTLERAVTAEEVNEAFRQAAAAGPLQGILGYSDEPLVSSDYQGDPRSSIIDGLSTLVIGGNMVKILAWYDNEWGFSNRLVDLAQFMARRER, from the coding sequence ATGGTTAAGGTCGGTATTAATGGTTTCGGCAGAATCGGGCGTAACGTCCTGCGCGCGGCGCTGGGCAATCCGGACATCCAGATTGTGGCAATCAACGATCTGACGGACAGCAAAACGCTGGCCCACCTGTTGAAATATGACTCGCTGCTGGGCACCCTGCCGGTGGCCGTGGAGGCCGCCGACGGAAAACTTAGCGTCGATGGTCAACCGATCATCGTTTACAGCGAACGCGACCCGGCGCGTATTCCGTGGCGAGACGCCGAGGTGGACATCGTTATCGAAGCCACCGGGTTCTTCACCGAACGTGAAAAAGCGGCGGTCCACATTCACAGCGGCGGCGCGAAACGGGTGATCATCTCGGCGCCCGGCAAGAATGATGATTTAACCATCGTGATGGGGGTGAACCACGAGCTTTACGATCCGCAACAGCATGCGGTGGTCAGCAACGGCAGCTGCACCACCAACGGTCTGGCCCCGGCCGCCCAGGTTCTGCATCAGCATTTCGGGATCCAGCATGGCCTGATGAACACCACCCACGCCTACACCAACAGCCAGGCGCTACACGACCAGCCGGAAAAAGATCTGCGCGGCGCCCGGGCGGCAGCGTTATCCATCGTTCCCTACTCCAGTGGCGCGGCCAAAGCGTTGGGCAAAGTGATTCCGGCGCTCGATGGTCGTCTGACCGGCTACTCGCTGCGCGTTCCGGTGCCGGTGGTGTCGATTGTCGACCTTACCGTCACGCTGGAGCGCGCGGTGACGGCGGAAGAGGTGAACGAGGCATTCCGCCAGGCCGCGGCAGCGGGCCCGCTACAGGGTATTCTGGGCTACAGCGACGAACCGCTGGTCTCCAGCGACTATCAGGGCGACCCGCGCTCTTCTATTATCGATGGCCTGTCAACGCTGGTGATTGGCGGCAATATGGTCAAGATCCTCGCGTGGTATGACAACGAATGGGGCTTCTCAAACCGCCTGGTCGATTTGGCGCAGTTTATGGCCCGCCGCGAGCGCTAA
- a CDS encoding response regulator — protein sequence MYSIVIVEDEYIESESLKRIVSRCVENAVIHEAATGKKAIQLIDELNQIDMMLVDINIPLPNGNQVIEYLKQKNTQTKVIVTTANDDFDIVRHMLSLKVDDYLLKPVKQSILSDTIRKTLLVDEQGAVATREQRQTINDLMSDCDYPGWHTWLFAILDAACAQQTSDNEGVKRLTNVLELLQQYLAGLGDKYTPCRYQITDLIQSIHQHGLAAGRYWQVMVGLLNLSRAIFELLFKSASGGMDFVARARFHIEKNMLNNMTLDDIAAESFVSPCYLSRAFKKSTGSGFSSYITSRKINIAKSLLQFSDLKVNTIALELSWQDANYFCRIFKKETGIAPSDYRRIASPEAG from the coding sequence ATGTATAGCATTGTTATTGTCGAAGATGAGTATATTGAGTCGGAGTCGCTCAAGCGCATCGTCTCGCGCTGCGTGGAGAACGCTGTCATTCATGAAGCGGCGACGGGGAAAAAGGCCATTCAGCTTATCGATGAACTTAATCAAATCGATATGATGCTGGTGGATATCAACATTCCGTTACCCAATGGCAATCAGGTTATTGAGTATCTCAAGCAGAAAAATACGCAAACCAAAGTCATTGTCACCACGGCGAATGATGACTTTGACATTGTGCGTCATATGCTGAGCCTGAAAGTGGATGACTATCTGCTAAAACCGGTTAAGCAGAGTATTCTCAGCGATACGATTCGTAAAACCTTGCTGGTGGATGAGCAGGGGGCTGTCGCGACGCGGGAGCAGCGGCAGACGATAAACGACCTGATGAGCGATTGTGATTATCCCGGCTGGCACACCTGGTTATTCGCTATTCTGGATGCGGCCTGCGCGCAACAGACGTCTGATAACGAAGGAGTGAAGAGGCTGACCAACGTGCTGGAATTGCTCCAGCAGTACCTTGCCGGGCTCGGCGATAAATATACCCCGTGTCGGTATCAGATTACCGATCTGATTCAGAGCATTCATCAGCACGGTCTGGCCGCCGGTCGCTACTGGCAGGTGATGGTGGGGTTGTTAAATCTCAGCCGCGCTATCTTTGAGCTGCTGTTTAAAAGTGCCAGCGGCGGCATGGATTTTGTCGCCAGAGCACGCTTCCATATTGAAAAAAACATGCTTAACAACATGACGCTGGATGATATCGCCGCGGAGTCCTTCGTCAGCCCGTGCTATCTGAGCCGGGCGTTTAAAAAGAGTACCGGTAGCGGGTTCTCCAGTTACATTACCAGCCGCAAAATCAACATCGCCAAATCTCTTCTGCAATTCAGCGATTTAAAAGTGAACACCATCGCGCTGGAGCTCTCCTGGCAGGATGCGAACTATTTTTGTCGGATCTTCAAGAAAGAGACCGGCATTGCGCCATCCGATTATCGCCGCATCGCTTCGCCCGAGGCGGGCTGA
- a CDS encoding sensor histidine kinase has protein sequence MKNNYKLHEFLDVDRLQTLQDNFSQSMMIALVVVDQDGIPVTQASGFSDFCARSRMNATLARHCYDSDSAGGRAAMLAGEPVVYRCYCGFVEFAVPIMINNHYLGAFISGQVKVEAEKEQTIPYILNNNHLWQDNPWLINLHENTPRIPYDRFESTAYTLLHVASYLVEQAHANNIQRELRQKEQELTCELRKRVAIERSLHEAEFKALSYQINPHFLFNVLNTIGRLAFLEDASRTETMVHDFSDMMRYLLRKNNNGLITLGREMNYVNCYMSIQKVRMNERFDYICDIPEKYNETVCPFLILQPLVENFFNYVVEPRETKSHIILRATDDGKDVIIEITDNGDGISPEDIEHILSGNQNRQKGGIGINNINNRLQLLFGEHYGLQIASPHKPMLGTTVKLRFPLVPAESGV, from the coding sequence ATGAAAAATAACTACAAATTACACGAATTCCTTGATGTTGACCGGTTGCAAACGTTACAGGATAATTTTAGTCAATCAATGATGATTGCGCTGGTGGTGGTCGATCAGGACGGTATTCCGGTTACCCAGGCGAGCGGATTCTCTGATTTTTGCGCCCGCTCGAGAATGAATGCCACCCTGGCCCGCCACTGCTATGACAGCGACAGCGCCGGAGGGCGGGCGGCGATGCTTGCCGGTGAACCGGTGGTCTACCGCTGTTACTGTGGTTTTGTCGAATTTGCCGTGCCCATTATGATCAATAATCATTATCTCGGCGCTTTCATCTCCGGGCAGGTCAAAGTCGAAGCGGAGAAAGAGCAAACCATTCCCTATATCCTCAACAATAATCATCTGTGGCAAGACAATCCCTGGCTTATCAATCTGCATGAGAATACGCCGCGCATCCCCTACGATCGCTTTGAATCGACGGCCTACACGCTGCTGCACGTAGCCTCCTATTTGGTCGAGCAGGCCCATGCCAACAACATCCAGCGTGAGCTGCGGCAAAAAGAGCAGGAGCTAACCTGCGAACTGCGTAAACGCGTGGCGATCGAACGTTCATTGCATGAGGCCGAGTTCAAAGCGCTTTCTTATCAGATTAACCCTCACTTTTTGTTTAACGTGCTGAATACAATAGGTCGGCTGGCGTTTCTCGAAGATGCCAGCCGTACGGAAACGATGGTGCATGACTTTTCCGACATGATGCGCTATTTGCTGCGTAAGAATAACAATGGTCTGATTACCCTTGGCCGCGAAATGAATTATGTCAATTGCTATATGTCAATTCAAAAGGTCAGGATGAATGAGCGCTTTGACTATATTTGCGATATTCCTGAAAAATATAATGAAACGGTTTGTCCTTTTTTAATTCTCCAGCCGCTGGTGGAGAACTTTTTTAATTATGTTGTCGAGCCGCGTGAAACCAAAAGTCACATTATTCTGCGTGCTACCGATGATGGTAAAGATGTGATTATCGAGATAACCGATAACGGGGATGGTATTTCACCCGAGGATATTGAACATATTCTCTCCGGCAACCAGAATCGACAGAAAGGCGGGATCGGCATTAATAATATCAACAACCGCCTGCAGCTGTTATTTGGTGAACACTATGGTTTGCAGATAGCCAGTCCCCATAAGCCGATGCTCGGCACCACGGTCAAACTCCGGTTTCCGCTGGTACCGGCTGAGTCTGGAGTGTGA
- a CDS encoding phosphate/phosphite/phosphonate ABC transporter substrate-binding protein, producing MSHSVNLPMYAVHSLENQALEAAVRELLLARGIAVSSPSTPPGDLLSHWRQPDLLLSQTCGYPLVTLLPQVQTVGCFHYSAPGCAGIEYRSLLVARAADNARQLADFRGRRAICNAPDSQSGYNVFLKMVAPLAHEGRFFAAVNFSGSHRQSLIGLQQGAGDIAAIDCVSWALLARHEPAVLDGLRVIGQTPSAPGLPLITGPQTSAQTLAGLRAALRQLVSDARYRERCEAQFICGFSPVSREPYSRLLAWREEARQQGVTQL from the coding sequence ATGAGTCATAGCGTGAATTTGCCGATGTATGCGGTTCACTCGCTGGAGAATCAGGCGTTAGAAGCCGCGGTGCGGGAGCTGTTGCTCGCCCGGGGCATTGCCGTGAGTTCGCCATCGACGCCGCCGGGGGACTTACTCTCGCACTGGCGTCAGCCGGATCTGCTGCTGAGCCAGACCTGCGGCTATCCGCTGGTGACTTTGCTGCCGCAGGTGCAGACGGTTGGCTGTTTTCACTATTCGGCACCCGGTTGCGCAGGGATTGAGTACCGTAGCCTGCTGGTGGCCCGTGCGGCGGATAATGCGCGGCAGCTCGCCGATTTTCGCGGGCGGCGGGCAATCTGCAATGCGCCCGATTCGCAGTCCGGCTACAACGTCTTCCTGAAAATGGTGGCGCCGCTGGCTCACGAGGGACGTTTTTTTGCCGCGGTCAATTTTAGCGGCAGCCACCGGCAGTCGCTGATCGGCTTACAGCAGGGGGCGGGCGATATTGCCGCCATTGATTGCGTGAGCTGGGCGCTGCTGGCGCGTCACGAGCCTGCCGTGCTCGACGGCTTGCGCGTTATCGGCCAGACGCCATCGGCGCCGGGGCTGCCGCTGATTACCGGGCCGCAAACGTCAGCGCAAACTCTGGCCGGTTTGCGCGCGGCGCTGCGACAGCTGGTCAGCGACGCACGATATCGGGAGCGCTGCGAGGCGCAGTTTATCTGCGGTTTCAGCCCGGTGTCCCGGGAACCCTATTCCCGGCTGCTGGCGTGGCGCGAAGAGGCGCGCCAACAGGGCGTGACGCAACTCTGA
- a CDS encoding ABC transporter ATP-binding protein: MSELSAALPSPLLRVEGVNLQYRTRERLVQATHDVSFEVWPGDRFVLLGPSGCGKSSLLKAIGGFLPPVSGAIRLAGETVNRPGPDRMMVFQEFDQLPPWKTVAENIAFPLIASRRAGRAEAMERAEYFLHKVGLGAFRHAYPNTLSGGMKQRVAIARALALHPQVLLMDEPFAALDALTRRKMQEELLSLWEEVRFTLLFVTHSIEEALIVGSRVLLLSPHPGRVKAELNCHQYTLADAGGEGFQADVARIHDLLFPSPASPEVGAKHHHSGSQYEQPTSCPA; the protein is encoded by the coding sequence ATGTCTGAACTATCCGCCGCATTACCGTCGCCTCTGCTGCGCGTTGAGGGCGTTAATCTGCAATACCGCACCCGCGAGCGGCTGGTGCAGGCCACCCATGACGTCAGTTTTGAGGTCTGGCCAGGGGACCGGTTTGTGCTGCTTGGGCCGTCCGGCTGCGGCAAATCCAGTTTACTGAAAGCCATCGGCGGGTTTTTGCCCCCGGTCTCCGGGGCGATCCGCCTGGCGGGAGAAACGGTGAATCGTCCCGGCCCCGACCGGATGATGGTTTTTCAGGAGTTTGACCAGCTGCCGCCGTGGAAAACGGTGGCAGAAAACATCGCCTTCCCGCTAATCGCCAGTCGTCGGGCGGGGCGAGCGGAGGCGATGGAGCGTGCGGAATACTTTCTGCATAAGGTGGGGCTCGGCGCGTTTCGCCATGCCTATCCCAATACGCTTTCCGGAGGGATGAAGCAGCGGGTCGCCATTGCGCGTGCGCTGGCGCTGCATCCCCAGGTTCTGCTGATGGACGAACCCTTTGCCGCCCTCGATGCGCTGACCCGGCGCAAAATGCAGGAGGAGCTGTTGAGCCTGTGGGAAGAGGTGCGGTTTACGCTGCTCTTTGTCACCCATTCCATCGAAGAGGCGCTGATCGTCGGCAGCCGGGTGCTGCTGCTGTCGCCGCATCCCGGGCGGGTGAAGGCCGAACTGAACTGTCATCAGTACACCCTGGCGGACGCCGGTGGGGAAGGGTTCCAGGCCGACGTCGCGCGGATCCACGATCTGTTATTTCCGTCCCCGGCATCACCCGAGGTCGGCGCAAAGCATCATCACTCAGGGAGTCAGTATGAGCAACCTACCTCCTGTCCGGCCTGA
- a CDS encoding ABC transporter permease — MSNLPPVRPEYQRELPPLENFTLAEPLPLLVRLGNQAWLRKSLLLLVLIALWEGAARWQNNDLMFPGFWQTFTALQEDIASGELLHRAWLSIALLLKGYLLGTLLALLISALAISTRIGRDLLSTLTAMFNPLPAIALLPLSLLWFGLGNASLVFVIVHSVIWPMALNTWSGFMSVPETLKMTGRNYGLTGWRYVLWILIPAALPALLSGLKIGWAFAWRTLIAAELVFGASSGSGGLGWYIFQNRNEMYTDRVFAGLVMVTAIGLLVEGLVFATVERLTTKRWGMQN, encoded by the coding sequence ATGAGCAACCTACCTCCTGTCCGGCCTGAATATCAGCGCGAGCTGCCGCCGTTGGAGAATTTCACGCTGGCCGAACCGCTGCCGCTGCTCGTGCGTCTGGGAAATCAGGCGTGGCTGCGTAAATCCCTGCTGCTGCTGGTGCTGATCGCCCTATGGGAAGGGGCGGCGCGCTGGCAAAACAATGACCTGATGTTCCCCGGTTTCTGGCAAACCTTTACCGCTCTGCAGGAGGATATCGCGAGCGGCGAGCTGCTCCACCGGGCGTGGTTGTCAATCGCCCTGCTATTAAAAGGCTATCTGCTGGGCACGCTTCTGGCGCTGCTTATCAGCGCGCTGGCTATCTCGACGCGTATCGGGCGGGATTTACTCAGCACTCTGACGGCGATGTTTAACCCGCTTCCCGCCATCGCACTGCTGCCGCTGTCGCTGCTGTGGTTTGGCCTGGGCAACGCCAGCCTGGTGTTTGTGATAGTTCATTCGGTTATCTGGCCCATGGCGCTGAATACCTGGTCTGGCTTTATGAGCGTGCCGGAGACGCTGAAAATGACCGGGCGTAATTATGGATTAACGGGATGGCGCTACGTGCTGTGGATCCTGATCCCCGCCGCGCTGCCGGCGCTGCTCTCGGGGCTGAAAATCGGCTGGGCCTTTGCCTGGCGGACGCTGATTGCGGCGGAGCTGGTGTTTGGCGCGTCGAGCGGCAGCGGCGGGCTCGGGTGGTACATTTTTCAGAACCGCAATGAGATGTATACCGACCGGGTGTTTGCCGGGCTGGTGATGGTCACCGCCATTGGCCTGCTGGTTGAAGGACTGGTGTTTGCGACCGTGGAAAGGCTAACGACCAAACGCTGGGGCATGCAGAACTAG
- a CDS encoding GlxA family transcriptional regulator: MKKILIIVPDGGMLFESAGIADILMQANRLHADGAQAPRYRVAVATPQPHQVIHGQSGLNLLADHRLHEVDPREPLDTIIITGKGQNEQEGTAVVDWLRLAAPHARRIASICGGALLLAQSGLLNGRRATTHWKLLESMQATFPAIRVEGGPLYIQDGAIWTSGGVSSGFDLTLALVEEDYGFSLARDIAQDMVMYLRRPGGQLQFSRYNLQQINGPGPLGELLKWILDNLTGDLCVETLAEKVAMSPRNFSRVFTRETGISPARYVAEARLAAARERLEQSNDTLERVAEQTGLGSAINLRRIFEKQLHLTPGEYRQRFHCRKMA, encoded by the coding sequence ATGAAGAAAATACTGATTATCGTCCCCGATGGCGGCATGCTGTTTGAGTCCGCCGGTATTGCCGACATTCTGATGCAGGCAAACCGACTGCATGCCGACGGCGCTCAGGCGCCGCGTTATCGCGTCGCCGTCGCCACCCCCCAGCCTCATCAGGTGATCCACGGTCAGTCCGGGTTGAACCTGCTTGCTGACCACCGCCTTCACGAAGTGGATCCGCGCGAGCCTCTCGATACCATCATCATCACCGGCAAAGGGCAAAACGAGCAGGAAGGCACCGCCGTTGTCGACTGGCTGCGTCTCGCCGCTCCCCACGCACGCCGTATCGCTTCTATCTGCGGCGGCGCGCTTTTGCTGGCGCAAAGCGGCCTGCTCAATGGCCGACGGGCCACCACCCACTGGAAGCTGCTGGAGTCGATGCAGGCGACCTTTCCCGCGATTCGCGTCGAAGGCGGGCCGCTGTATATCCAGGATGGCGCCATCTGGACATCCGGCGGCGTCAGCTCCGGTTTCGACCTGACGCTGGCGCTGGTGGAGGAGGATTACGGCTTTAGCCTCGCCCGCGATATCGCCCAGGATATGGTGATGTATCTGCGTCGCCCCGGCGGCCAGCTGCAGTTTAGCCGCTATAACCTCCAGCAAATCAACGGTCCGGGGCCGCTTGGCGAGCTGCTGAAGTGGATTCTCGACAACCTTACCGGCGACCTGTGCGTGGAGACGCTGGCGGAAAAGGTCGCCATGAGCCCGCGCAATTTCAGCCGCGTGTTTACCCGCGAAACCGGAATCTCTCCGGCGCGCTACGTCGCCGAAGCACGCCTCGCCGCCGCCAGAGAACGGCTCGAACAGAGTAACGACACGCTGGAACGCGTCGCGGAGCAAACGGGATTGGGTAGCGCCATCAACCTGCGACGCATCTTTGAAAAGCAGCTGCACCTGACGCCGGGAGAATATCGCCAGCGCTTTCACTGCCGCAAAATGGCGTAA